From a region of the Cucumis sativus cultivar 9930 chromosome 6, Cucumber_9930_V3, whole genome shotgun sequence genome:
- the LOC101204944 gene encoding dihydropyrimidinase encodes MERPQILFLIILISSLCFIAESDQFCDAGIGIDKSTCGITSSSKLLIKGGTVVNAHHQEVADVYVEDGIIVAVKRNIKVGDDVAVVDATGKYVMPGGIDPHTHLAFEFMGTETVDDFFTGQAAALAGGTTMHIDFVIPVNGSLSAGFESYVKKAKKSCMDYGFHMAITKWDEVVAQEMEIMVKEKGINSFKFFLAYKGALMISDELLLQGLKKCKSLGALAMVHAENGDAVFEGQERMIELGITGPEGHALSRPAVLEGEATSRAIRLASFVNTPLYVVHVMSIDAMEEIAKARKAGQKVIGEPVVSGLVLDESGLWDPDFVTAAKYVMSPPIRSSGHDKALQAALSTGVLQLVGTDHCVFNSTQKSIGIDDFRKIPNGVNGIEERMHLVWNTMVESGQISVRDYVRITSTECARIFNIYPKKGAILAGSDADIIILNPNASFEISSKHHHSRTDTNVYEGKKGKGKVEVTISGGKIVWENDELRVIPGAGKYIEMPAFNYLFDGIYKADAQYLSSTRAPVKRFHSST; translated from the exons ATGGAGCGACCTCAGATCTTATTCCTGATTATCCTCATTTCCTCACTCTGTTTTATCGCAGAATCCGATCAG TTTTGTGACGCCGGTATTGGAATTGATAAGTCAACATGTGGTATAACATCGTCGTCGAAGCTACTGATAAAGGGTGGGACTGTTGTGAATGCTCATCACCAGGAGGTTGCTGATGTTTATGTGGAAGATGGGATTATTGTTGCTGTGAAGCGTAATATCAAG GTTGGAGATGATGTTGCAGTCGTAGATGCCACTGGAAAATATGTCATGCcag GAGGAATTGACCCTCACACACATCTAGCTTTCGAGTTCATGGGTACTGAGACGGTTGATGACTTCTTCACTGGTCAGGCTGCAGCATTAGCTGGTGGAACCACAATGCACATTGACTTTGTTATTCCAGTGAATGGAAGCCTATCAGCAGGGTTTGAATCATATGtgaaaaaagcaaagaaatcGTGCATGGATTATGGGTTTCATATGGCGATCACAAAATGGGATGAAGTTGTTGCACAGGAAATGGAAATCATGGTGAAGGAGAAGG GgataaattcttttaagtttttcttggCATACAAGGGGGCATTAATGATCAGTGATGAGCTCTTGTTACAAGGATTGAAGAAGTGCAAATCTCTTGGTGCCTTGGCCATGGTACATGCTGAAAATGGTGATGCTGTATTTGAAGGACAGGAGAGAATGATTGAACTTGGTATAACTGGTCCAGAGGGACACGCTCTTTCACGGCCTGCTGTG TTAGAAGGAGAGGCAACGTCCCGAGCCATACGTCTGGCTAGTTTTGTGAACACTCCTCTATATGTGGTTCATGTTATGAGCATTGATGCAATGGAAGAAATAGCCAAAGCTCGAAAAGCAG GGCAGAAGGTGATTGGAGAGCCAGTTGTGTCTGGGTTAGTTCTAGATGAATCTGGGCTTTGGGATCCTGACTTTGTCACCGCTGCAAA GTATGTCATGAGTCCTCCTATTAGATCATCGGGGCATGATAAGGCCCTTCAAGCAGCACTTTCAACTGGAGTTCTGCAG CTTGTGGGAACCGATCACTGTGTTTTTAATTCTACACAGAAATCCATAGGAATTGATGACTTTCGAAAAATTCCTAATGGTGTCAATG GCATCGAAGAAAGAATGCATTTGGTATGGAATACGATGGTG GAATCTGGTCAAATATCTGTCCGTGATTATGTTCGAATCACAAGCACAGAATG TGCTAGGATTTTCAATATCTATCCAAAGAAAGGAGCAATTCTTGCTGGGTCTGATGCAGACATAATTATACTCAATCCAAATGCAAGTTTTGAAATATCTTCAAAGCATCATCATTCTAGAACTGACACAAATGTCtatgaaggaaagaaaggGAAG GGGAAGGTTGAAGTGACAATTTCTGGAGGAAAGATTGTTTGGGAAAACGATGAGCTAAGGGTTATT
- the LOC101206515 gene encoding pre-rRNA-processing protein las1, translating into MDSLLGFEEVPGENEEENLSTYSRKLVPWSTWNEWLFVSQSLFSDSPDSVAAALSRISTWRSKGCLPVVIEVTASIIEIQQKDPYFIKNQSMDASVRGTENQLNLVSLSEEALAMLYCMAIMRLVNGVVEKTRKKTEVSIAVAADAIGLPRLLIDIRHEGSHRELPALQMVRHASAKALCWLKSYYWEPQEKAIPFQGDISTSIRKEIKSKLRGLAFNLEMKQNPQLESAVVKPKRLKTKTGKTLKVLIQLYSTFSSEFVSVLLEFLLKAMRSSDLAFPKNSKKSSSSVLDGWKLTVAKISNKEPELLLDLLEAVLEKIKTQVALEYESQYFLPSDHKMESCQVAQLSSLFAWLVDKLNGIKLKRKGEVFSGKHIPKGVLMELLRKCLLVSAPWNKRLLDSATNLAQLLDDDSLVKKLNKLFFVNAPISSIPDEENPNHSASEDSFNQAESLREASRKLETIKLRKRKNNLASNPVDGNVGGSSRWTVVSSWTPCPIGMLPRSIGCSGRPSVLDLNPENEPTSEELRSKEKCELNNSSQKREASSDIHHLDNSIVKKMKDTNDKSQLETEDVESPEGIKGRLLIGGIWKNVGEEELSAIQSAVRILI; encoded by the exons ATGGATTCGCTGTTAGGATTTGAAGAAGTGCCGggagagaatgaagaagagaatTTGTCGACGTACAGCCGCAAATTGGTACCCTGGTCAACTTGGAACGAATGGCTTTTCGTTAGTCAGTCACTCTTCTCTGACTCTCCAGACTCCGTCGCCGCCGCTCTGAGCAGA ATATCAACATGGAGAAGCAAAGGATGTCTTCCAGTTGTCATTGAAGTTACAGCATCGATTATCGAAATCCAACAAAAGGATCCTTACTTCAT AAAGAACCAATCAATGGATGCTTCAGTTCGTGGTACAGAGAACCAATTAAATCTTGTTTCACTTTCAGAGGAAGCACTAGCCATGTTATATTGCATGGCCATTATGAg GCTTGTAAATGGTGTTGTCGAGAAGACACGTAAGAAAACAGAAGTTTCAATTGCCGTGGCAGCTGATGCTATTGGTTTACCCCGTTTACTGATTGATATTCGTCATG AGGGTTCTCATCGTGAACTTCCAGCTCTTCAGATGGTTCGGCATGCCTCAGCCAAG GCGCTTTGTTGGTTGAAATCTTACTATTGGGAACCTCAGGAGAAAGCTATTCCGTTTCAAGGTGATATAAGTACTTCCATTAGAAAGGAAATCAAATCCAAACTTCGTGGTTTGGCTTTCAATTtagaaatgaaacaaaatccTCAGCTGGAATCTGCCGTGGTCAAGCCAAAGC GTTTGAAGACAAAGACTGGCAAGACACTGAAGGTTCTCATTCAGTTATATTCTACTTTCTCTTCAGAATTTGTCTCTGTATTGTTGGAATTCTTGCTAAAGGCGATGAGGTCATCAGACTTGGCATTTcccaaaaattccaaaaaatcTAGCAGCTCTGTATTGGATGGTTGGAAGCTTACGGTTGCTAAGATCTCAAATAAGGAACCAGAATTGCTTTTAGATCTGCTTGAGGCAGTTCTTGAGAAGATTAAGACTCAAGTAGCCTTGGAATATG AAAGTCAGTACTTCTTGCCCTCAGACCACAAAATGGAAAGCTGTCAAGTGGCACAACTTTCCTCTTTGTTTGCATGGCTCGTTGACAAACTTAATGGAATAAAACTTAAGCGCAAGGGAGAAGTCTTCTCCGGGAAACACATTCCGAAAGGTGTTCTCATGGAGTTGCTACGTAAATGCCTTCTGGTTTCAGCTCCTTGGAACAAGCGGCTTCTGGATTCAGCCACCAATCTTGCACAGTTATTGGACGACGATTCTCTAGTGAAGAAACTGAACAAGCTATTCTTTGTGAATGCACCGATTTCATCTATCCCAGATGAAGAAAATCCCAACCATTCCGCATCTGAGGACAGTTTTAATCAGGCAGAGTCGCTCCGTGAAGCAAGTCGGAAACTAGAGACGATTAAACTCcgcaaaagaaagaacaactTGGCATCAAATCCAGTAGACGGTAATGTTGGAGGTTCCAGTAGATGGACTGTGGTAAGTTCATGGACTCCATGTCCAATTGGTATGTTGCCTCGTTCAATTGGCTGTTCTGGTCGGCCTTCCGTTCTCGATCTCAATCCCGAGAACGAACCAACTTCAGAAGAGCTGAGAAGCAAAGAGAAGTGTGAACTCAACAACTCTAGTCAGAAGAGGGAAGCCAGTTCTGATATTCATCATCTTGATAACTCCATTGTCAAGAAAATGAAGGATACAAATGATAAATCTCAGTTGGAGACCGAAGATGTCGAGTCACCTGAAGGTATCAAAGGGCGTTTGTTGATAGGTGGAATATGGAAGAATGTTGGGGAAGAAGAATTATCTGCCATTCAATCTGCGGTAAggatattaatataa
- the LOC101206760 gene encoding pentatricopeptide repeat-containing protein At3g62890: MHNGIRLSISIPTPSHLLFRILHSYSGSAHIDTVPPPSSPPFKCSISPLTISATLQNLLQPLSAPGPPPILSYAPVFQFLTGLNMLKLGHQVHAHMLLRGLQPTALVGSKMVAFYASSGDIDSSVSVFNGIGEPSSLLFNSMIRAYARYGFAERTVATYFSMHSWGFTGDYFTFPFVLKSSVELLSVWMGKCVHGLILRIGLQFDLYVATSLIILYGKCGEINDAGKVFDNMTIRDVSSWNALLAGYTKSGCIDAALAIFERMPWRNIVSWTTMISGYSQSGLAQQALSLFDEMVKEDSGVRPNWVTIMSVLPACAQLSTLERGRQIHELACRMGLNSNASVLIALTAMYAKCGSLVDARNCFDKLNRNEKNLIAWNTMITAYASYGHGLQAVSTFREMIQAGIQPDDITFTGLLSGCSHSGLVDVGLKYFNHMSTTYSINPRVEHYACVADLLGRAGRLAEASKLVGEMPMPAGPSIWGSLLAACRKHRNLEMAETAARKLFVLEPENTGNYVLLSNMYAEAGRWQEVDKLRAIVKSQGTKKSPGCSWIEINGKAHMFLGGDTSHPQGKEIYMFLEALPEKMKAAGYFPDTSYVLHDISEEEKEFNLIAHSEKLAVAFGILNTPAETVLRVTKNLRICGDCHTAMVFISEIYGREVIVRDINRFHHFKGGCCSCGDYW; encoded by the coding sequence ATGCACAATGGCATTCGGTTATCAATCTCCATTCCAACCCCTAGTCACCTCCTCTTTCGAATCCTTCATTCTTACTCTGGTTCCGCTCATATCGACACTGTCCCTCCACCATCATCTCCACCATTCAAATGCTCAATCTCTCCCCTTACAATCTCTGCGACTCTTCAAAACCTTCTGCAGCCGCTCTCTGCGCCGGGCCCACCTCCGATTCTATCTTATGCCCCCGTTTTCCAGTTCCTTACTGGCCTAAACATGTTGAAATTGGGCCATCAAGTTCACGCCCATATGCTTCTCCGCGGCCTTCAGCCCACTGCGCTGGTTGGCTCCAAGATGGTTGCGTTTTATGCCAGTTCGGGTGATATTGATTCCTCTGTTTCGGTTTTCAATGGGATTGGTGAGCCTTCCTCTCTCTTGTTTAATTCCATGATTCGAGCTTATGCTCGATATGGGTTTGCAGAGAGAACTGTTGCCACTTATTTTTCTATGCATTCTTGGGGCTTTACAGGGGATTACTTTACTTTCCCTTTTGTTCTTAAGTCTTCTGTGGAGTTGTTGAGTGTCTGGATGGGGAAATGTGTTCATGGGCTGATTTTGAGAATTGGGTTGCAGTTTGATTTGTATGTGGCTACTTCTTTGATTATTCTGTATGGGAAATGTGGTGAAATAAATGATGCGGGTAAGGTGTTTGATAATATGACTATTAGAGATGTTTCATCTTGGAATGCTTTACTTGCTGGTTATACGAAGAGTGGGTGTATTGATGCTGCACTGGCGATTTTCGAGAGAATGCCATGGAGGAATATTGTCTCTTGGACGACTATGATTTCTGGATACTCACAGAGCGGCTTGGCACAGCAGGCATTGAgtttgtttgatgaaatggtGAAAGAAGATTCAGGAGTAAGACCGAACTGGGTGACTATAATGAGCGTCCTCCCAGCTTGTGCACAATTATCGACACTTGAACGCGGAAGGCAGATTCATGAGTTGGCTTGTCGGATGGGTTTGAATTCAAATGCTTCTGTGCTGATTGCGCTTACTGCAATGTATGCAAAATGTGGAAGCTTAGTCGATGCTCGCAACTGTTTCGACAAGCttaatagaaatgaaaagaatttgaTTGCTTGGAATACCATGATAACTGCTTATGCGTCCTATGGACATGGGCTTCAAGCAGTGTCAACCTTTCGGGAGATGATCCAAGCAGGCATTCAACCGGACGATATTACATTCACAGGATTGTTATCCGGTTGCAGCCATTCAGGTCTTGTTGATGTTGGTTTAAAGTACTTCAATCACATGAGCACCACATATTCGATCAATCCCAGAGTTGAGCATTATGCCTGTGTTGCCGATCTCTTAGGTCGAGCAGGGAGATTAGCTGAAGCAAGTAAACTTGTAGGCGAAATGCCAATGCCTGCAGGACCAAGTATTTGGGGTTCACTATTAGCTGCCTGTCGAAAACACCGTAATCTGGAAATGGCAGAAACTGCAGCAAGAAAGCTTTTTGTCCTAGAACCAGAAAACACCGGCAACTACGTTCTACTTTCCAACATGTATGCTGAAGCCGGAAGGTGGCAGGAAGTTGACAAACTGAGAGCAATTGTGAAATCCCAAGGGACAAAGAAAAGTCCAGGTTGCAGTTGGATCGAGATAAATGGCAAAGCACATATGTTTCTTGGTGGCGATACATCTCACCCTCAAGGCAAAGAAATCTACATGTTCTTGGAGGCATTGCCAGAGAAGATGAAGGCAGCTGGCTATTTTCCTGATACAAGCTATGTACTGCACGACATCAGCgaggaagagaaagaattCAACCTCATTGCACACAGTGAGAAGCTCGCCGTTGCATTCGGGATTCTTAACACTCCTGCTGAAACTGTTCTCCGGGTGACAAAGAACTTGAGAATTTGTGGGGACTGCCACACTGCAATGGTGTTCATTTCAGAGATATATGGGCGGGAAGTCATTGTTAGAGATATCAATCGGTTTCATCACTTTAAAGGGGGTTGTTGCTCTTGTGGAGATTACTGGTGA